A region from the Antennarius striatus isolate MH-2024 chromosome 22, ASM4005453v1, whole genome shotgun sequence genome encodes:
- the gpr19 gene encoding probable G-protein coupled receptor 19 isoform X2 has product MVYAQSSHPVGVNPSLYAPPLKYQMTFNLSERENSSVLAALAATPVCGLEGVSVGPPNGSWASSALTPGEAAAVGLVFGVLWLVSLLGNALVCLVIHRSRRAQSTTNYFVVALACADLLLSLGCSPLLLLQVASGRWPLSAAACRTIRYLQHLCPGVQVYVLLSISVDRFYTIVYPLSFKVSREKAKKMILASWLFDAALVSPCLFFYGATPTGSSHCDFFLPDSWGGLAYAAVHLLLGFLVPAALIASFYQRVVRYIWRLGADGHSVRRTVNLVPRTKVKTIKMFLMLNWVFFLTWTPFFVAQLWHPQESDGPTRQGLLFFTAVTWISFSSTASKPTLYSVYNANFRRGMRETFCMSSMKCYRSNAYTITASSRMAKKNHVGVADVCARAKTGANDPVGDAFEREAKEKKVAWPTNGNPLNTFV; this is encoded by the coding sequence ATGGTGTACGCCCAGTCCTCGCACCCTGTCGGCGTCAACCCCTCCCTCTACGCCCCGCCTCTCAAGTATCagatgacctttaacctctcGGAGAGGGAGAACTCCTCTGTCCTGGCGGCCTTAGCCGCAACCCCTGTGTGCGGGCTGGAGGGCGTGTCGGTGGGCCCGCCCAACGGCTCGTGGGCGTCGTCGGCGCTGACGCCGGGcgaggcggcggcggtggggCTGGTGTTCGGGGTGCTGTGGCTGGTGTCCCTGCTGGGGAACGCGCTGGTGTGTCTGGTGATCCATCGCAGCCGCCGCGCCCAGTCCACCACCAACTACTTCGTGGTGGCGCTGGCCTGCGCCGACCTGCTGCTCAGCCTGGGCTGCTCCCccctgctgctcctgcaggtGGCGTCGGGGCGCTGGCCCCTGAGCGCCGCCGCCTGCAGGACCATCCGCTACTTGCAGCACCTGTGCCCCGGGGTACAGGTGTACGTCCTGCTGTCCATCTCTGTGGACCGCTTCTACACCATCGTGTACCCGCTGAGCTTCAAGGTGTCCCGGGAGAAGGCCAAGAAGATGATCCTGGCCTCCTGGCTGTTCGACGCCGCCCTGGTGTCGCCCTGCCTCTTCTTCTACGGGGCCACGCCCACAGGAAGCAGCCACTGCGACTTCTTCCTCCCGGACAGCTGGGGCGGCCTCGCCTACGCCGCCGTCCACCTCCTGCTAGGGTTCCTGGTCCCGGCGGCTCTGATCGCCTCCTTCTACCAGCGGGTGGTCCGCTACATCTGGAGGCTCGGCGCCGACGGTCACTCGGTGCGCCGGACCGTCAACCTGGTCCCACGGACTAAAGTCAAGACCATCAAGATGTTCCTCATGCTGAACTGGGTCTTCTTCCTGACCTGGACGCCCTTCTTCGTGGCCCAGCTGTGGCACCCCCAGGAGTCGGACGGGCCCACCAGGCAGGGCCTGCTGTTCTTCACGGCCGTCACCTGGATCTCCTTCAGCTCCACGGCGTCCAAGCCCACCCTCTACTCCGTCTACAACGCCAACTTCAGGCGGGGCATGAGGGAGACCTTCTGCATGTCGTCCATGAAGTGCTACCGCAGCAACGCCTACACCATCACCGCCAGCTCCCGCATGGCCAAGAAGAACCACGTGGGCGTGGCCGACGTCTGTGCGCGAGCTAAGACGGGCGCTAACGACCCAGTGGGCGACGCCTTTGAGCGTGAGGCGAAGGAGAAGAAGGTGGCCTGGCCGACGAACGGAAACCCCCTCAACACGTTCGTCTGA
- the gpr19 gene encoding probable G-protein coupled receptor 19 isoform X1 yields the protein MLSRPETVSITGSPRLVDGSAPPCCSGVAMVYAQSSHPVGVNPSLYAPPLKYQMTFNLSERENSSVLAALAATPVCGLEGVSVGPPNGSWASSALTPGEAAAVGLVFGVLWLVSLLGNALVCLVIHRSRRAQSTTNYFVVALACADLLLSLGCSPLLLLQVASGRWPLSAAACRTIRYLQHLCPGVQVYVLLSISVDRFYTIVYPLSFKVSREKAKKMILASWLFDAALVSPCLFFYGATPTGSSHCDFFLPDSWGGLAYAAVHLLLGFLVPAALIASFYQRVVRYIWRLGADGHSVRRTVNLVPRTKVKTIKMFLMLNWVFFLTWTPFFVAQLWHPQESDGPTRQGLLFFTAVTWISFSSTASKPTLYSVYNANFRRGMRETFCMSSMKCYRSNAYTITASSRMAKKNHVGVADVCARAKTGANDPVGDAFEREAKEKKVAWPTNGNPLNTFV from the exons ATGTTGTCCAGGCCGGAGACCGTCTCCATCACCGGGAGCCCGAGGCTGGTGGACGGTTCCG CGCCGCCCTGCTGCAGCGGTGTAGCGATGGTGTACGCCCAGTCCTCGCACCCTGTCGGCGTCAACCCCTCCCTCTACGCCCCGCCTCTCAAGTATCagatgacctttaacctctcGGAGAGGGAGAACTCCTCTGTCCTGGCGGCCTTAGCCGCAACCCCTGTGTGCGGGCTGGAGGGCGTGTCGGTGGGCCCGCCCAACGGCTCGTGGGCGTCGTCGGCGCTGACGCCGGGcgaggcggcggcggtggggCTGGTGTTCGGGGTGCTGTGGCTGGTGTCCCTGCTGGGGAACGCGCTGGTGTGTCTGGTGATCCATCGCAGCCGCCGCGCCCAGTCCACCACCAACTACTTCGTGGTGGCGCTGGCCTGCGCCGACCTGCTGCTCAGCCTGGGCTGCTCCCccctgctgctcctgcaggtGGCGTCGGGGCGCTGGCCCCTGAGCGCCGCCGCCTGCAGGACCATCCGCTACTTGCAGCACCTGTGCCCCGGGGTACAGGTGTACGTCCTGCTGTCCATCTCTGTGGACCGCTTCTACACCATCGTGTACCCGCTGAGCTTCAAGGTGTCCCGGGAGAAGGCCAAGAAGATGATCCTGGCCTCCTGGCTGTTCGACGCCGCCCTGGTGTCGCCCTGCCTCTTCTTCTACGGGGCCACGCCCACAGGAAGCAGCCACTGCGACTTCTTCCTCCCGGACAGCTGGGGCGGCCTCGCCTACGCCGCCGTCCACCTCCTGCTAGGGTTCCTGGTCCCGGCGGCTCTGATCGCCTCCTTCTACCAGCGGGTGGTCCGCTACATCTGGAGGCTCGGCGCCGACGGTCACTCGGTGCGCCGGACCGTCAACCTGGTCCCACGGACTAAAGTCAAGACCATCAAGATGTTCCTCATGCTGAACTGGGTCTTCTTCCTGACCTGGACGCCCTTCTTCGTGGCCCAGCTGTGGCACCCCCAGGAGTCGGACGGGCCCACCAGGCAGGGCCTGCTGTTCTTCACGGCCGTCACCTGGATCTCCTTCAGCTCCACGGCGTCCAAGCCCACCCTCTACTCCGTCTACAACGCCAACTTCAGGCGGGGCATGAGGGAGACCTTCTGCATGTCGTCCATGAAGTGCTACCGCAGCAACGCCTACACCATCACCGCCAGCTCCCGCATGGCCAAGAAGAACCACGTGGGCGTGGCCGACGTCTGTGCGCGAGCTAAGACGGGCGCTAACGACCCAGTGGGCGACGCCTTTGAGCGTGAGGCGAAGGAGAAGAAGGTGGCCTGGCCGACGAACGGAAACCCCCTCAACACGTTCGTCTGA
- the crebl2 gene encoding cAMP-responsive element-binding protein-like 2, which translates to MDENKMVAGKVKKPGKRGRKPAKIDLKAKLERSRQSARECRARKKLRYQYLEELVSSKERAICALREELEMYKQWCSAMDQGKIPSEIKALLTGDEQKMPPGGTKTTKSTKNSISSSGQG; encoded by the exons ATGGACGAGAACAAG ATGGTGGCTGGTAAAGTGAAGAAACCCGGGAAACGCGGCCGGAAGCCGGCCAAGATCGACCTGAAGGCCAAGCTGGAGCGCAGCCGGCAGAGCGCGCGGGAGTGCCGCGCCCGGAAGAAGCTCCGGTACCAGTACCTGGAGGAGCTCGTGTCCAGCAAGGAGCGCGCCATCTGCGCCCtgagggaggagctggagatg TACAAACAGTGGTGCTCGGCGATGGACCAGGGGAAGATCCCCTCAGAGATCAAAGCGCTGCTCACTGGCGACGAGCAGAAGATGCCCCCGGGGGGCACCAAGACCACCAAGAGTACCAAgaacagcatcagcagcagcggGCAGGGCTGA